In Hyalangium minutum, a genomic segment contains:
- a CDS encoding ATP-binding protein, whose product MRVPVSPEQRGRVLVIGARTASESLASRLTDNGFECAVAEDVEGVPQATSSLQPEVILLATAAKRVAETLEGLRGIAHLRNVPVVADATRVRSAEALKKLAVDGVIRGAEEMVPRLEAALRAGRLRETEERTRLRMGMLLEITEAATSSLELEAILRIAVDKVGRVTGSDRCSVVLVEGAHARTGTVVATQEDPSLVHLEIEIARYPELRRALETRQPVLIERAENDPLMAEVRPNIVAVGVHSVLVQPLVCQDELLGALFLRHSRAGTTFGRDEQAFAQAVAGVLANSIRNARLHTAVKRKREDLELAYVERYRELSDANRRLKELNRLKDEIIAVCSHDLRAPLQVLLGHGRLLLDGALAADQKQSVEAMIRQGKKILGLVESLLEKGKGEAARLSIEPRKLDVSVLCKESVTELNILAAQRGITLRSETSESLMLIGDEVKLHEVLQNLITNAIHHARDNGNVVVRAVRLTRPDGDAVKITVQDDGPGIPPDELHLVFDRYRHGPKGTGLGLAICKEFVELHGGEIWAESPPESGGVFVFTLPMAQEALRKSQAPVVTEPQQARVLVVEDEAEIAAVLAEVLRSRYRVEVARDGQEGVAKARNMRPDLVVMDVFLPKLDGLEATVALKSSTDTAHIPVILLSAHQGVAEKVRALNLGAVDYMSKPFNAMELLNRTERALKAPSASSSEGDRAASVALRASGDPGTNVYDKRGLLVKLEVEVSKSRRYHRPMCVAVLRPERPLPDMPKGSNDVLRKQLRTPDAVAHMGAGVFAIMLPECDVAGARAVFQRLLPDLQNVTGVAYQQAVADVSQDSDPVDRILDKLGAPIGILS is encoded by the coding sequence TTGAGAGTCCCCGTATCGCCGGAGCAGCGCGGCCGTGTCCTGGTGATCGGAGCACGGACCGCCAGCGAGTCGCTGGCCTCGCGCCTCACGGACAATGGCTTCGAGTGTGCCGTCGCGGAGGACGTCGAGGGCGTCCCCCAGGCCACCAGCAGCTTACAGCCCGAGGTCATCCTGTTGGCCACCGCCGCCAAGCGCGTGGCGGAGACGCTCGAAGGCCTGCGCGGTATCGCCCACCTGCGCAACGTGCCGGTGGTGGCGGATGCCACGCGCGTGCGCTCGGCCGAAGCCCTGAAGAAGCTCGCCGTGGACGGCGTCATCCGCGGAGCCGAGGAGATGGTGCCTCGCCTGGAGGCCGCCCTTCGCGCGGGCCGCCTGCGTGAGACCGAGGAGCGCACCCGCCTGCGCATGGGCATGCTCCTGGAGATCACCGAGGCGGCCACCAGCTCGCTGGAGCTCGAGGCCATCCTCCGGATCGCCGTGGACAAGGTGGGCCGCGTCACCGGCTCGGACCGGTGCTCGGTGGTGCTGGTGGAGGGCGCGCACGCTCGCACTGGCACCGTGGTGGCCACGCAGGAGGATCCCTCGCTGGTCCATCTGGAGATCGAGATCGCCCGCTACCCCGAGCTGCGCCGCGCCCTGGAGACGCGCCAGCCGGTCCTCATCGAGCGCGCGGAGAATGATCCGCTGATGGCCGAGGTGCGGCCCAACATTGTCGCGGTGGGCGTGCACTCGGTGCTGGTGCAGCCGCTGGTGTGCCAGGACGAGCTGCTGGGCGCGCTCTTCCTGCGGCACTCGCGCGCGGGCACCACGTTCGGGCGCGATGAGCAGGCTTTCGCTCAGGCGGTGGCTGGCGTGCTGGCCAACTCCATCCGCAACGCGCGCCTGCACACGGCGGTGAAGCGCAAGCGCGAGGACCTGGAGCTCGCGTACGTGGAGCGCTACCGCGAGCTGTCGGACGCCAACCGACGTCTCAAGGAGCTCAACCGGCTCAAGGACGAGATCATCGCGGTGTGCAGTCATGACTTGCGCGCGCCGCTGCAGGTGCTGCTGGGCCATGGGCGGCTGCTGCTGGATGGCGCGCTGGCGGCGGACCAGAAGCAGTCCGTCGAGGCGATGATCCGCCAGGGCAAGAAGATCCTCGGCCTGGTCGAGTCGCTGCTGGAGAAGGGCAAGGGCGAGGCGGCCCGGTTGTCCATCGAGCCGCGCAAGCTGGACGTCTCCGTGCTGTGCAAGGAGAGCGTCACCGAGCTGAACATCCTCGCCGCGCAGCGCGGCATCACCCTGCGCTCGGAGACCTCCGAGAGCCTGATGCTCATCGGCGACGAGGTGAAGCTGCATGAGGTTCTGCAGAACCTCATCACCAACGCCATCCACCACGCGCGTGACAACGGCAATGTGGTGGTGCGTGCCGTGCGGTTGACGCGGCCGGATGGCGACGCGGTGAAGATCACCGTGCAGGACGACGGGCCGGGCATCCCTCCGGACGAGCTGCACCTCGTGTTTGACCGCTACCGCCACGGGCCGAAGGGCACCGGGCTGGGGCTGGCCATCTGCAAGGAGTTCGTGGAGCTGCACGGTGGCGAGATCTGGGCGGAGAGCCCGCCCGAAAGCGGCGGCGTCTTCGTGTTCACCCTGCCCATGGCCCAGGAGGCGCTGCGCAAGAGCCAGGCCCCTGTGGTGACCGAGCCGCAGCAGGCCCGCGTGCTGGTGGTGGAGGACGAGGCGGAGATCGCCGCGGTGCTCGCCGAGGTGCTGCGCTCGCGCTACCGCGTGGAGGTAGCCCGCGACGGCCAGGAGGGCGTGGCCAAGGCGCGCAACATGCGGCCGGACCTCGTGGTGATGGACGTGTTCCTGCCCAAGCTGGACGGCCTGGAGGCCACGGTGGCGCTCAAGTCCTCCACGGACACGGCGCACATCCCCGTCATCCTCCTGTCCGCGCACCAGGGCGTGGCCGAGAAGGTCCGCGCGCTCAACCTGGGCGCCGTGGACTACATGAGCAAGCCCTTCAATGCGATGGAGCTGCTCAATCGCACCGAGCGCGCTCTCAAGGCTCCGTCGGCCTCCTCTTCGGAGGGCGACCGGGCAGCCTCGGTGGCGTTGCGCGCCAGCGGCGATCCGGGCACCAACGTGTACGACAAGCGCGGCCTGCTGGTGAAGCTGGAGGTGGAGGTGTCCAAGAGCCGCCGCTACCACCGGCCCATGTGCGTGGCCGTGCTGCGGCCGGAGCGTCCGCTGCCCGACATGCCCAAGGGCTCGAACGATGTGCTGCGCAAGCAGCTGCGGACCCCGGATGCCGTGGCCCACATGGGCGCCGGCGTGTTCGCCATCATGCTCCCCGAGTGCGATGTGGCGGGTGCGCGCGCCGTCTTCCAGCGCCTGCTGCCGGACCTGCAGAACGTGACGGGCGTCGCCTACCAGCAGGCGGTCGCCGACGTGAGCCAGGACAGCGACCCGGTGGACCGCATCCTCGACAAGCTCGGGGCTCCCATCGGTATCCTGAGCTAG
- a CDS encoding OmpA family protein, translating to MRPSRIFPPLALLRASLLTATLAASTAHAQATEEWNTFPPTSTPNTPAAPPVKSAPAVSDKQPATQPSAASPATAPAPAPAQPSSTSAASPAPTQQQPTPASSASKSAPAAPAEPEPVVVSTQERFQPGSEPRTPSTLHNAWTDPKNLRHTSSAVGGVGLLRVAGADLGAKGVLRFSVTGEYFKNANFPVQSAEDTRTAGTFALSYVPLEFLEVFAAYGVSANTNSRSSPNLIQALGDITLGVRGSRQWAKGFWAGVDLRAMSFSGVGNQDVSRYALGFAPRVLATYDLRQINAKLPLRVHGNLGLILDGTGDLVTTTRLNAAEEFALNVNRFNRLGLGLGVEAPLPAVTPFLEFNLAYPLGVGGEGLVAPNGETVSAASAAYKTFNVGAKITALRDVTFTVGAEIGLTRVVGLGVPATPPLNLFFGAAYSVDLLGSSTTRIIETIRERKVEGAASAAPQTAQVSGVILDSATRKPIPGVLVTVPGAGLPPVATEAETGRFLTHPLPAGPVRIAAQKDGYRLVEHDMKLTAGETSTVELTMEAMARPALFNVSTTSKKKPVAATLRLQGPKNQEFATSESATGPSKLEVPAGRYTVNVTSPGYLAQTRDVQVSEGGTLDLAFELEPEPKKKLVEVKENKIEILQQVHFGTGKAVILADSYPLLAQVVDAIVRNDIKRVRIEGHTDNQGPADFNLQLSKDRAQAVATHLIKAGIDPARIEVEGFGDTRPIAPNLTPRGRELNRRVEFVILER from the coding sequence GTGCGTCCCTCGCGAATCTTCCCGCCGCTCGCCCTCCTGCGTGCCTCTCTCCTGACGGCGACCCTTGCCGCGAGCACTGCCCACGCTCAGGCCACCGAAGAGTGGAATACCTTTCCACCGACTTCCACACCCAACACTCCTGCAGCGCCACCAGTAAAATCCGCTCCGGCTGTCAGTGACAAGCAGCCAGCCACGCAGCCGTCCGCTGCTTCTCCTGCCACGGCCCCCGCGCCTGCCCCGGCCCAGCCCTCTTCCACCTCGGCCGCCTCTCCTGCTCCGACCCAGCAGCAGCCCACGCCGGCCAGCTCCGCGTCCAAGAGCGCTCCCGCCGCACCCGCCGAGCCGGAGCCTGTCGTCGTCTCCACACAGGAGCGCTTTCAGCCGGGCAGCGAGCCGCGCACTCCTTCCACCCTGCACAACGCGTGGACGGATCCGAAGAACCTGCGCCACACCTCCAGTGCGGTGGGCGGCGTAGGCCTGCTGCGCGTAGCGGGCGCGGACCTCGGAGCCAAGGGCGTGCTGCGCTTCTCCGTCACGGGCGAGTACTTCAAGAACGCCAACTTCCCCGTGCAGAGCGCGGAGGATACGCGCACGGCGGGCACCTTCGCGCTCTCCTATGTACCGCTGGAGTTCCTCGAGGTCTTCGCCGCTTATGGCGTCTCGGCCAACACCAACTCGCGCTCGTCCCCCAACCTGATTCAGGCACTCGGGGACATCACGCTGGGCGTCCGGGGCTCGCGCCAGTGGGCCAAGGGCTTCTGGGCCGGTGTGGATCTCCGGGCCATGTCCTTCTCGGGCGTGGGCAACCAGGACGTGAGCCGGTACGCGCTTGGCTTCGCGCCGCGGGTGCTCGCCACCTATGACCTGCGGCAAATCAACGCGAAGCTGCCCCTCCGGGTGCACGGCAACCTGGGCCTCATCCTCGATGGGACGGGCGACCTGGTGACCACCACCCGCCTGAATGCCGCCGAGGAGTTCGCGCTCAACGTCAACCGCTTCAACCGTCTGGGGCTCGGACTCGGGGTCGAGGCGCCGCTGCCCGCGGTGACGCCGTTCCTGGAGTTCAACCTGGCCTACCCGCTGGGCGTCGGGGGCGAGGGCCTCGTGGCTCCGAACGGGGAGACCGTGTCCGCCGCCAGCGCCGCGTACAAGACGTTCAACGTGGGCGCGAAGATCACCGCCCTTCGGGACGTCACCTTCACTGTGGGCGCCGAGATTGGCCTCACGCGCGTGGTGGGCCTGGGCGTCCCGGCCACCCCACCTCTCAACCTCTTCTTTGGCGCCGCCTACAGCGTGGACCTGCTCGGGAGCAGCACGACGCGCATCATCGAGACGATCCGCGAGCGCAAAGTGGAGGGCGCCGCTTCGGCCGCTCCCCAGACGGCACAGGTGTCGGGCGTGATCCTGGACTCGGCCACGCGCAAGCCCATCCCTGGCGTGCTGGTGACGGTGCCCGGCGCGGGGCTGCCCCCAGTGGCCACGGAGGCCGAGACGGGTCGCTTCCTCACTCACCCACTGCCCGCGGGCCCTGTGCGGATCGCCGCGCAGAAGGACGGCTACCGGCTCGTCGAGCACGACATGAAGCTCACCGCCGGGGAGACCTCGACAGTGGAGCTGACGATGGAGGCCATGGCGCGTCCGGCCCTCTTCAATGTCTCCACCACCTCGAAGAAGAAGCCGGTGGCAGCGACGCTGCGCCTGCAGGGTCCGAAGAACCAGGAGTTCGCCACCTCCGAGTCCGCCACCGGTCCCTCGAAGCTCGAAGTCCCAGCGGGCCGCTACACGGTGAATGTGACGTCTCCGGGCTACCTGGCGCAGACGCGGGACGTGCAAGTCTCCGAAGGAGGTACCCTGGACCTGGCCTTCGAGCTGGAGCCCGAGCCCAAGAAGAAGCTGGTGGAGGTGAAGGAGAACAAGATCGAGATCCTCCAGCAGGTGCACTTCGGCACGGGCAAGGCCGTCATCCTGGCGGACAGCTACCCGCTGCTGGCGCAGGTGGTGGACGCCATCGTTCGCAACGACATCAAGCGCGTGCGCATCGAGGGCCACACGGACAACCAGGGCCCGGCGGACTTCAACCTGCAGCTCTCGAAGGATCGGGCGCAGGCGGTGGCGACGCACCTCATCAAGGCGGGCATCGATCCGGCGCGCATCGAGGTCGAGGGCTTTGGAGACACGCGGCCCATCGCTCCCAACCTCACGCCCCGTGGCAGGGAACTGAACCGGCGCGTGGAGTTCGTCATCCTGGAGCGGTGA
- a CDS encoding TlyA family RNA methyltransferase, which translates to MKSRKERVDILVVERGLAESRAKAQALILAGQVVVDDQRVDKPGAQVSVDAELRLKGEVLPYVSRGGLKLKAAMDRFGLDVRGRVGADIGASTGGFTDCLLQHGAVRVHAIDVGYGQLHEKLRTDPRVRSRERVNARYLTDEDLPEKVGVAVIDVSFISLTQVLPAVLPFLEPGGLLVALVKPQFEVGRERIGKGGVVRDAAARQEAIDTVLAFAREQGLTVRGVMDSPVPGPAGNVEALLVADKPTA; encoded by the coding sequence GTGAAGTCGCGCAAGGAGCGTGTTGACATCCTGGTGGTGGAGCGAGGGCTGGCCGAATCCCGCGCCAAGGCGCAGGCGCTCATTCTCGCGGGCCAGGTGGTGGTGGACGATCAGCGGGTGGACAAGCCTGGTGCCCAGGTGTCCGTGGACGCGGAACTGCGGCTCAAGGGCGAGGTCCTCCCGTACGTCTCTCGCGGAGGGCTCAAGCTCAAGGCGGCCATGGATCGCTTCGGGCTGGACGTGCGCGGCCGGGTGGGCGCGGACATCGGTGCGAGCACGGGCGGCTTCACGGACTGTCTCCTGCAACATGGGGCGGTCCGCGTGCACGCCATCGACGTGGGCTACGGCCAGCTCCACGAGAAGCTGAGGACGGACCCGCGGGTGCGCTCACGCGAGCGGGTGAACGCGCGCTACCTGACGGACGAGGATCTGCCGGAGAAGGTGGGCGTCGCCGTCATCGACGTGAGCTTCATCTCGCTCACCCAGGTGCTGCCCGCGGTGCTGCCGTTCCTGGAGCCCGGCGGGCTGCTGGTGGCCCTGGTGAAGCCTCAGTTCGAGGTGGGGCGGGAGCGGATCGGCAAGGGCGGCGTGGTGCGAGACGCCGCCGCTCGCCAGGAGGCCATCGACACGGTGTTGGCCTTCGCCCGCGAGCAGGGGCTCACGGTGCGTGGGGTGATGGACTCACCGGTGCCTGGGCCTGCCGGCAACGTGGAAGCGCTCCTCGTCGCCGACAAGCCTACGGCGTGA
- a CDS encoding 1-deoxy-D-xylulose-5-phosphate synthase, translating to MTPLLPGIQGPVDVRALPEAELPRLCEELRDDIINICGRVGGHLGASLGAVELVVALHRVFHSPQDAILFDVGHQAYAHKLLTGRRDRMNSLRQAGGIAPFLDPRESPHDPLAAGHACTAVSAGLGMLEGWRLQGRKSHVVAVVGDGALTGGLTFEGLNNAGGSPLPLVVVLNDNQMSISANVGAIPALLRTREARGFFEGLGFTYLGPVDGHALEPLIAALREARASSRPVVVHALTQKGRGFPPAEADTQTRGHAMGPYEWRDGKLVRSRGGQRTFSEAFAAALEDAMARDERVVAVTPAMLEGSALVDLKLRYPDRVYDVGIAEQHAVTFCAGLAAVGLRPVCAIYSTFLQRAYDQVIHDVCLPGLSVVFAVDRAGLVGADGATHQGTYDVSSLRALPGLSIMAPVVGEDMAPMLATALEAQGATVIRFPRGTLPAVPSELSPGEAPIQGARWLLRAEAPRLTLVTLGPLGLAALAAARAEPGWSVLDARSVSPLDAPALLEAAACGNVVVAEEGTTRGGLGSAVLELYAVHRRSPRVRLMGMPDTFVPHGDARVQRAELGLDAEGLRRVGRELLEAGR from the coding sequence GTGACACCACTCCTCCCGGGCATCCAAGGGCCCGTGGACGTGAGGGCCCTGCCCGAGGCGGAGCTGCCGCGCCTGTGCGAGGAGCTGCGCGACGACATCATCAACATCTGCGGGCGGGTGGGCGGCCACCTGGGCGCCTCGCTCGGAGCGGTGGAGCTGGTGGTGGCGCTGCACCGGGTGTTCCACTCGCCCCAGGACGCGATCCTCTTCGACGTGGGCCACCAGGCGTACGCGCACAAGCTGCTTACCGGGCGGCGCGATCGCATGAACTCGCTGCGGCAGGCGGGGGGCATTGCTCCGTTCCTGGATCCCCGCGAGAGCCCGCATGATCCGCTCGCGGCAGGGCATGCGTGCACGGCGGTGTCGGCAGGGCTGGGGATGCTCGAGGGCTGGCGCCTGCAGGGGCGCAAGAGCCACGTGGTGGCGGTGGTGGGGGATGGGGCGCTCACGGGCGGGCTGACCTTCGAGGGCCTCAACAACGCGGGCGGCTCGCCGCTGCCGCTGGTGGTGGTGCTCAACGACAACCAGATGTCCATCTCCGCCAACGTGGGCGCCATTCCCGCGCTGCTGCGGACCCGCGAGGCTCGAGGCTTCTTCGAGGGTTTGGGCTTCACGTACCTGGGCCCGGTGGATGGGCATGCGCTGGAGCCACTGATTGCGGCGTTGCGGGAGGCCCGCGCCTCGTCTCGGCCGGTGGTGGTGCACGCGCTGACGCAGAAGGGCCGGGGCTTTCCGCCCGCTGAGGCGGACACGCAGACGCGCGGCCACGCCATGGGCCCATACGAGTGGCGTGATGGAAAGCTGGTGCGCTCGCGCGGAGGCCAGCGCACTTTCAGCGAGGCTTTCGCCGCAGCGCTCGAGGATGCGATGGCGCGGGATGAGCGCGTGGTGGCCGTCACTCCGGCCATGCTGGAGGGCTCCGCGCTGGTGGACCTGAAGCTCCGCTACCCGGACCGTGTCTACGACGTGGGCATCGCCGAGCAGCACGCTGTCACCTTCTGCGCGGGACTGGCGGCCGTAGGCCTGCGGCCCGTCTGTGCCATCTACTCCACGTTCCTCCAGCGCGCGTACGATCAGGTCATCCACGACGTGTGCCTGCCTGGGCTGTCCGTCGTCTTCGCGGTGGATCGGGCGGGGCTGGTGGGCGCGGACGGGGCCACGCACCAGGGCACGTATGACGTCTCTTCGCTCCGTGCGTTGCCGGGGCTGTCGATCATGGCGCCGGTGGTGGGTGAGGACATGGCTCCCATGCTGGCCACGGCGCTGGAGGCCCAGGGGGCCACAGTTATCCGCTTCCCGCGAGGCACCCTGCCTGCCGTGCCGTCCGAGCTGAGCCCCGGGGAGGCTCCGATTCAGGGTGCGCGCTGGCTGCTGAGAGCGGAGGCGCCGCGCCTCACGCTGGTGACGCTGGGGCCGCTGGGGCTGGCTGCGCTGGCGGCGGCGCGAGCAGAGCCTGGGTGGAGCGTGCTGGATGCGCGGTCCGTGAGCCCGCTGGATGCTCCGGCGCTGCTGGAGGCTGCGGCCTGCGGAAACGTGGTGGTGGCGGAGGAAGGGACGACGCGGGGAGGGCTGGGGAGCGCGGTGCTGGAGCTGTACGCGGTGCACAGGCGCTCGCCGCGCGTGCGGCTGATGGGGATGCCGGACACCTTCGTTCCGCATGGAGATGCACGGGTGCAGCGCGCGGAGCTGGGGCTGGACGCCGAGGGCCTGCGGCGCGTGGGGCGTGAGCTGCTGGAGGCGGGGCGGTGA
- a CDS encoding polyprenyl synthetase family protein, whose protein sequence is MSTFDLKDFLSVQQTRVESLLLSRANRLESTGTPPRLAEAMRYSLLAGGKRLRPILCLVFSDSVRKQSGSLSPADDAACALEYIHTYSLIHDDLPAMDNDDYRRGRPTSHKVFGEAMAILAGDALLTEAFNVLASGPEPVRGALCRELAVAAGSAGMVGGQVLDIAEDRPAQIDYLSRMHSLKTGALIRAACRMGVLAAGGNADALQRADTYGDSIGLAFQIADDILDVISTPEKMGKPVHADAAAGRHTYPAVIGLEASWMLAERKVADAVAAVEPLEGAGGPLSVIARYVLERNS, encoded by the coding sequence GTGAGTACCTTCGACCTGAAAGACTTCCTCAGTGTGCAGCAGACGCGGGTGGAGAGCTTGTTGCTCTCGCGCGCCAACCGGCTGGAGTCCACGGGCACGCCGCCGCGCCTGGCCGAGGCCATGCGCTACTCGCTGCTGGCCGGCGGCAAGCGCCTGCGCCCCATCCTCTGCCTGGTGTTCTCGGACTCCGTGCGCAAGCAGAGCGGCTCGCTGTCTCCCGCCGATGACGCCGCGTGCGCGCTCGAGTACATCCACACCTATTCGCTGATCCATGACGACCTGCCCGCCATGGACAATGACGACTACCGCCGAGGGCGGCCCACCTCGCACAAGGTGTTCGGCGAGGCCATGGCCATCCTCGCGGGCGATGCGCTGCTCACGGAGGCTTTCAACGTGCTGGCCTCGGGACCGGAGCCGGTGCGGGGCGCGCTCTGCCGCGAGCTGGCCGTGGCCGCTGGCTCCGCAGGCATGGTGGGCGGGCAGGTGCTGGACATCGCCGAGGATCGGCCCGCGCAGATCGACTACCTGTCGCGCATGCACAGCCTGAAGACGGGCGCGCTGATTCGTGCCGCGTGCCGCATGGGCGTGCTGGCCGCGGGCGGGAATGCGGACGCGCTCCAGCGGGCGGACACCTACGGCGACTCCATCGGGCTGGCGTTCCAGATCGCCGACGACATCCTGGATGTGATCAGCACCCCCGAGAAGATGGGCAAGCCCGTGCATGCGGACGCCGCGGCGGGCCGGCACACGTACCCGGCCGTGATCGGCCTGGAGGCCTCGTGGATGCTGGCCGAGCGCAAGGTGGCCGACGCCGTGGCCGCCGTGGAGCCGCTGGAGGGTGCGGGAGGCCCGTTGTCGGTGATCGCGCGTTACGTGCTGGAGCGGAACTCGTGA
- a CDS encoding response regulator produces MEKPRIIIVDDDRDTRELLALALETEGFEVSSAANGLRLISSLELHRPHLILLDVNMSWIDGFELCKAVKKNPHFRDIPVVFVSGRGEPEDRRKGLEAGAADYFVKPLDLNQLLARIRELVPVPAPVPEEH; encoded by the coding sequence ATGGAAAAGCCCAGAATCATCATCGTCGATGACGATCGCGATACGCGGGAGCTGCTCGCCCTGGCCCTGGAGACCGAGGGCTTCGAGGTGTCGAGCGCGGCCAATGGCCTGCGGCTGATCTCCTCGCTGGAGCTGCACCGCCCGCACCTCATCCTCCTGGACGTGAACATGTCCTGGATCGACGGCTTCGAGCTGTGCAAGGCCGTGAAGAAGAACCCCCACTTCCGGGACATCCCCGTCGTGTTCGTCAGCGGGCGCGGAGAGCCGGAGGACCGGCGCAAGGGGCTGGAGGCGGGGGCAGCGGACTACTTCGTCAAGCCGCTGGATCTCAACCAGCTGCTGGCGCGTATACGTGAGCTGGTCCCGGTTCCGGCCCCGGTGCCGGAGGAGCACTGA
- the xseB gene encoding exodeoxyribonuclease VII small subunit, with the protein MSKAAKAGEPAPEQYGDVVARLEEMVAKLEGGSLSLEESLKAFEEGIRLVRKGEKLLNEAEQRIEQLLVDEEGRDTVAPLSVGNRPAPAAAPKATANKPPPEDDVPF; encoded by the coding sequence GTGTCGAAGGCAGCCAAGGCAGGGGAGCCAGCGCCCGAGCAGTACGGGGACGTGGTAGCGCGCCTGGAGGAGATGGTGGCGAAGCTGGAGGGCGGCTCGCTGTCGCTCGAGGAGTCGCTCAAGGCGTTCGAGGAGGGCATCCGTCTGGTCCGCAAGGGCGAGAAGCTCCTCAACGAGGCCGAGCAGCGCATCGAGCAGCTCCTGGTGGACGAGGAGGGCCGGGACACCGTGGCCCCGTTGTCGGTGGGGAACCGGCCCGCGCCCGCGGCTGCCCCCAAGGCCACGGCGAACAAGCCTCCTCCAGAAGACGATGTTCCATTCTGA
- the xseA gene encoding exodeoxyribonuclease VII large subunit: MKKRRKAGEEIPAATVQGDLFGAAEAPKPPAAVAPPKPPPAPEKAPLGVSQVERPVAMERPAPVQEVSVPLASLPGAPIRPSRTVMSVGELTRQLKETIEARYPRVLVRGEVSGFRGANARGHLYFTLKDADACIDAKVWASQAGRLRFALRDGLEVVAEGSVDVYAPQGRYSLIISKLEPVGEGARALAFEQLKERLAAEGLIGDRRIRPLRPLPFLPRRIGVVTSRTGAALQDFLRVLHSRNPRLSVLLADARVQGDGAALEVANALERLSHTDVDVIVVTRGGGSVEDLWTFNEELVARAIHASPVPVVSAIGHEIDFTIADFVADWRAATPSAAAERLSPVLSDLELTLATHGSRLRQAVMRRQSELRERLGSLAGRLVDPRRRMGQERLFLSEQLELMMRSLRPAQRERREKLRGLQERLQRARPQARLGEQRANLLKLAARLQEAARASITTRRAELARGELGLQRASPAARVAAERAQLAEKKSRLEALQRQALSEAQQRFQRLAVRLDAMSPLKVMGRGYAVTFRKRDGAVVRTVGDVQPGELLGIRLASAGAKTLEGCEEIEATVTAIKGPVDC; encoded by the coding sequence ATGAAGAAGCGCCGCAAGGCGGGTGAGGAGATCCCCGCTGCCACTGTGCAGGGGGATCTCTTTGGCGCCGCCGAGGCGCCCAAGCCTCCGGCTGCCGTGGCTCCGCCCAAGCCGCCCCCGGCCCCGGAGAAGGCTCCCCTGGGGGTTTCTCAGGTGGAGCGGCCCGTGGCTATGGAGCGGCCCGCCCCCGTGCAGGAGGTGTCGGTGCCGCTGGCGTCACTGCCTGGCGCTCCGATCCGGCCCTCGCGCACGGTGATGTCCGTGGGCGAGCTCACGCGGCAGCTCAAAGAGACCATCGAGGCGCGCTACCCGCGCGTGCTCGTCCGAGGTGAGGTGTCCGGCTTCCGGGGCGCCAACGCCCGAGGCCACCTGTACTTTACCCTGAAGGATGCGGACGCCTGCATCGACGCGAAGGTGTGGGCCTCGCAGGCGGGGCGGCTGCGCTTTGCCCTGCGGGATGGCCTGGAGGTGGTGGCCGAGGGCAGCGTGGACGTCTACGCGCCCCAGGGTCGCTACAGCCTCATCATCAGCAAGCTGGAGCCGGTGGGGGAGGGCGCTCGCGCGCTCGCCTTCGAGCAGCTCAAGGAGCGGCTGGCCGCCGAGGGGCTGATTGGAGACCGGCGCATCCGCCCGCTGCGCCCGCTGCCGTTCCTGCCCCGGCGCATCGGCGTGGTGACGAGCCGCACCGGCGCGGCGCTCCAGGACTTCCTGCGCGTGCTGCACTCGCGCAACCCCCGGCTGAGCGTGCTGCTGGCCGACGCGCGCGTGCAGGGCGATGGCGCGGCGCTGGAGGTGGCCAACGCCCTCGAGCGCCTGAGCCACACGGACGTGGACGTCATCGTCGTGACGCGCGGCGGTGGCTCGGTGGAGGACCTCTGGACCTTCAACGAGGAGCTCGTCGCGCGGGCGATTCACGCCTCGCCCGTGCCGGTGGTGTCGGCCATTGGCCACGAGATCGACTTCACCATCGCGGACTTCGTGGCGGACTGGCGCGCGGCCACGCCCAGCGCGGCGGCGGAGCGGCTCTCGCCGGTGCTGAGCGACCTGGAGCTGACGCTGGCCACCCATGGCTCGCGGCTGCGCCAGGCGGTGATGCGGCGGCAGTCGGAGCTGCGCGAGCGGCTGGGCAGCCTGGCCGGGCGGCTGGTGGATCCCCGGCGGCGCATGGGGCAGGAGCGGCTGTTCCTCTCCGAACAGCTCGAGCTGATGATGCGGTCCCTCCGGCCCGCCCAGCGCGAGCGCCGCGAGAAGCTGCGAGGGCTGCAGGAGCGGCTCCAGCGGGCACGGCCCCAGGCCCGGCTCGGGGAGCAGCGCGCGAACCTGCTGAAGCTGGCGGCGCGGCTCCAGGAAGCGGCCCGCGCGAGCATCACCACCCGGCGGGCGGAGCTGGCCAGAGGGGAGCTCGGGTTGCAGCGGGCCTCTCCGGCGGCCCGGGTGGCGGCCGAGCGGGCCCAGCTGGCCGAGAAGAAGTCCCGGCTGGAGGCCCTGCAGCGGCAGGCCCTCTCGGAGGCCCAGCAGCGGTTCCAGCGCCTGGCTGTCCGCCTGGATGCGATGAGTCCGCTGAAGGTCATGGGCCGTGGGTACGCTGTAACCTTCCGCAAGCGCGATGGGGCGGTGGTGCGCACCGTGGGAGATGTGCAGCCGGGCGAGTTGCTCGGCATCAGGCTCGCCAGTGCCGGGGCAAAGACGTTAGAGGGCTGTGAGGAGATCGAGGCCACGGTGACCGCCATCAAGGGTCCGGTCGACTGCTGA